In Myxococcus virescens, a single genomic region encodes these proteins:
- the mreC gene encoding rod shape-determining protein MreC translates to MWSLLKRYYRPLIVGFLLLSPLVAFLLGGRKGREPNFVDRAIIAVASPVQQGLTSVIEGGVAGVQNYLDLRGVRQENDALRLENLQLRAAVQSLGESRMENERLRKLLNYAEAEPGPEIPARVVGVNPVAKLLSVRISSGEQQGVFRGMSVVTPDGIVGQVIRATGGYADVALVTDPQSRVAVRVQRSRARGTAAGTGGGPLKLENMLRTEDVEDGDLIITAGTDGIYPPGVVVGRVTNLEKKEHGMFQGADIVPAVDTSKLEEVLVVGSPYSAMAPGSAAEGASK, encoded by the coding sequence GTGTGGTCGCTCCTGAAGCGGTACTACCGCCCCCTCATCGTGGGCTTCCTGCTCCTTTCGCCGCTGGTGGCCTTCCTGCTCGGTGGCCGGAAGGGCAGGGAACCCAACTTCGTCGACCGGGCGATCATCGCCGTGGCGTCCCCCGTGCAACAGGGGCTGACGTCCGTCATTGAGGGCGGGGTGGCCGGGGTCCAGAACTACCTGGACCTCCGAGGCGTGCGGCAGGAGAATGACGCATTGCGCTTGGAGAACCTCCAGCTGCGCGCGGCGGTGCAGTCCTTGGGGGAGTCGCGGATGGAGAACGAGCGGCTGCGCAAGCTGCTCAACTACGCGGAGGCCGAGCCTGGGCCGGAAATCCCCGCGCGGGTGGTGGGCGTCAATCCGGTGGCGAAGCTGCTGTCGGTCCGCATCAGCAGTGGTGAGCAGCAGGGTGTGTTTCGCGGCATGTCCGTGGTGACGCCGGATGGAATCGTGGGACAGGTCATCCGGGCGACGGGCGGGTATGCGGATGTGGCGCTGGTGACGGACCCGCAGAGTCGGGTGGCGGTGCGTGTGCAGCGCTCGCGGGCCCGGGGCACGGCGGCGGGTACGGGAGGCGGGCCCCTGAAGTTGGAGAACATGCTGCGCACCGAGGATGTGGAGGACGGTGACCTCATCATCACCGCGGGGACGGACGGCATCTATCCGCCCGGCGTGGTGGTGGGGCGCGTGACGAACCTGGAGAAGAAGGAGCACGGCATGTTCCAGGGCGCGGACATCGTTCCGGCGGTGGATACGAGCAAGCTGGAAGAGGTGTTGGTGGTGGGCAGCCCCTACAGCGCCATGGCGCCGGGCAGCGCCGCGGAGGGCGCGTCGAAATGA
- a CDS encoding peptidylprolyl isomerase — MDGLNPRKVASLLFIIGIAVVFTLQFGPGSSGFGATGGATAPGSVASVNGKEIPLRDFAAAWAQQMSFLRSQGSPVPESLARQFGMHNQVLDRLVNTELLAQAAERHGIAASDDELRKLIHQNTDFQKEGQFDFERYQQVLRDFYRKSPQDFEAELRRQLAAQKMMDVVRGNAVVSDDEVRARFEKEGNQAKVVFARFLPAMYADKVSNPTAAQLAEWKKAHEKDIKEYFEANRFVYQQPERIRARQVLVKLSPEATADQKKAALEKAQALRKEIEGGKDFAQVARDSSEDPGSKARGGDLGWVERGSWEPALADAAFALKQGEVTQPVETKFGVHLVKVDEKQAAQDKKLEDVQDEIATTLYKQDRAKQLARAEAEKALASVKAGQDLKTLFPPEKEQPALLRFETETRPEAVETDSFTAEGEAVPHLGPAPELVKAAFAVSAPQPLDSVFPMGEGFVVAQVVERQKPDAEGFEKRKEELRTQARQAKQIELTESFLKALREQGSVVTNTAAIDSVVGTG, encoded by the coding sequence ATGGACGGTCTGAATCCCCGGAAGGTTGCCTCGCTCCTGTTCATCATCGGCATCGCGGTGGTGTTCACGCTCCAGTTCGGCCCGGGCAGTTCTGGCTTCGGCGCCACGGGTGGGGCGACGGCGCCCGGTTCGGTGGCCTCGGTGAACGGCAAGGAAATCCCGCTGCGTGACTTCGCGGCGGCCTGGGCCCAGCAGATGAGCTTCCTGCGCTCGCAGGGCAGCCCGGTGCCTGAGTCGCTCGCCCGTCAGTTCGGCATGCACAACCAGGTGCTCGACCGGTTGGTGAACACGGAGCTGCTGGCCCAGGCGGCCGAGCGCCACGGCATCGCCGCGTCCGACGATGAGCTGCGCAAGCTCATCCACCAGAACACGGACTTCCAGAAGGAGGGCCAGTTCGACTTCGAGCGCTACCAGCAGGTGCTGCGCGACTTCTACCGGAAGTCCCCGCAGGACTTCGAGGCGGAGCTGCGCCGGCAGCTGGCCGCCCAGAAGATGATGGACGTGGTGCGCGGCAACGCGGTGGTGTCGGACGACGAGGTCCGCGCCCGCTTCGAGAAGGAAGGCAACCAGGCGAAGGTCGTCTTCGCGCGCTTCCTGCCGGCCATGTACGCCGACAAGGTCTCCAACCCCACCGCGGCGCAGCTGGCCGAGTGGAAGAAGGCGCACGAGAAGGACATCAAGGAGTACTTCGAGGCCAACCGCTTCGTGTACCAGCAGCCGGAGCGCATCCGTGCGCGGCAGGTGCTGGTGAAGCTGTCCCCGGAGGCCACCGCCGACCAGAAGAAGGCGGCCCTGGAGAAGGCGCAGGCGCTGCGCAAGGAAATCGAGGGCGGCAAGGACTTCGCCCAGGTCGCGCGCGACAGCAGCGAGGACCCGGGCAGCAAGGCGCGCGGTGGCGACCTGGGCTGGGTGGAGCGCGGCAGCTGGGAGCCGGCGCTGGCGGACGCGGCCTTCGCGCTGAAGCAGGGCGAGGTGACGCAGCCGGTGGAGACGAAGTTCGGCGTGCACCTGGTGAAGGTGGATGAGAAGCAGGCCGCCCAGGACAAGAAGCTCGAGGACGTCCAGGACGAGATTGCCACCACGCTCTACAAGCAGGACCGCGCCAAGCAGCTGGCCCGCGCCGAGGCGGAGAAGGCGCTGGCCTCCGTCAAGGCGGGCCAGGACCTGAAGACGCTCTTCCCGCCGGAGAAGGAGCAGCCCGCGCTGCTGCGCTTCGAGACGGAGACGCGCCCGGAGGCCGTGGAGACGGACAGCTTCACCGCCGAGGGTGAGGCGGTGCCGCACCTGGGCCCCGCGCCCGAACTGGTGAAGGCGGCCTTCGCCGTCAGCGCCCCGCAGCCGCTCGACAGCGTGTTCCCCATGGGTGAGGGCTTCGTGGTGGCGCAGGTGGTGGAGCGCCAGAAGCCGGACGCCGAGGGCTTCGAGAAGCGCAAGGAGGAACTGCGCACCCAGGCCCGTCAGGCCAAGCAGATTGAGCTGACGGAGTCCTTCCTCAAGGCGCTGCGCGAGCAGGGCTCGGTGGTGACGAACACCGCCGCCATCGACTCCGTGGTGGGCACCGGGTGA
- a CDS encoding GGDEF domain-containing protein codes for MNPADLLSAMKRTVEQLAAFNEMAKALTSTLELREVLALVMQKVSSLLLPRNWSLILQDERTGKLYFEIAVGDGADVLKGLQLNPGEGIAGAVFTSGAARLVHDVGGDPSFSPRFDEASAFHTRSILAVPLLARGRVLGIIELVNGPMDPPFTNEDLTILTAIADYAAIAIENARNFRRVQELTITDEHTGCYNARHLRALLDQEVKRSERFSHPLSLVFLDLDHFKSINDTHGHLVGSATLKEVGDLLITLGRQNLDAVFRYGGDEFAMLLVETDPAGAAVIGQRVCEAFRGRGFLLEQGLDVRLTASVGVATYPDHASSALDLIRAADFAMYAAKARGRDALCIAEPIAPNGGTGSHEFPER; via the coding sequence ATGAATCCCGCGGACCTCCTGTCGGCCATGAAGCGGACAGTGGAGCAGTTGGCCGCCTTCAACGAGATGGCCAAGGCGCTGACGTCCACGCTTGAGCTCCGCGAGGTGCTGGCGCTGGTGATGCAGAAGGTCAGCAGCCTGCTGCTGCCTCGCAACTGGTCGCTCATCCTCCAGGACGAGCGCACCGGAAAGCTCTACTTCGAAATCGCGGTGGGTGACGGCGCGGACGTGCTCAAGGGCCTCCAGCTCAACCCGGGCGAGGGCATTGCCGGCGCCGTCTTCACGTCCGGCGCGGCGCGGCTCGTCCATGACGTGGGCGGGGACCCCAGCTTCTCGCCACGCTTCGATGAAGCCTCCGCCTTCCACACCCGCTCCATCCTCGCGGTGCCGCTGCTGGCCCGGGGCCGGGTCCTGGGCATCATCGAACTGGTGAACGGGCCCATGGACCCACCCTTCACCAACGAGGACCTCACCATCCTCACCGCCATCGCGGACTACGCGGCCATCGCGATTGAGAACGCGCGCAACTTCCGGCGGGTGCAGGAGTTGACGATTACGGACGAGCACACCGGCTGCTACAACGCCCGGCACCTGCGCGCCTTGTTGGATCAGGAGGTGAAGCGTTCGGAGCGCTTCAGCCACCCGCTGTCGCTCGTCTTCCTGGACCTGGACCACTTCAAGAGCATCAACGACACCCACGGGCACCTGGTGGGCAGCGCCACGTTGAAGGAAGTGGGGGACCTGCTGATTACCCTGGGCCGGCAGAACCTGGACGCCGTCTTCCGCTACGGCGGCGACGAGTTCGCCATGTTGCTGGTGGAGACGGACCCGGCGGGCGCGGCCGTCATCGGCCAGCGCGTCTGCGAGGCCTTTCGGGGGCGGGGCTTCCTCCTGGAGCAGGGCCTGGACGTGCGCCTCACCGCCAGCGTGGGCGTGGCCACCTACCCGGACCATGCCTCGTCCGCGCTGGACCTCATCCGCGCGGCGGACTTCGCCATGTACGCGGCCAAGGCCCGGGGCCGGGACGCGCTCTGCATCGCCGAGCCCATTGCGCCCAACGGCGGCACAGGCTCCCACGAGTTCCCGGAGCGGTAG
- a CDS encoding Maf family protein, with protein MHMNADQTLLVLASASPRRRELLAQLDIRFTVSAADIDETPHAGEAAEAYVGRLAREKARVVASRHPGAWVLAADTTVALGAELLGKPRDAEEAQAMLTRLSGRTHDVYTGVALAGRHEETLVVRTRVTFRSLSPGEMSWYANSGEPLDKAGAYAIQGKGGFLVAGVDGSTSNVVGLPLGETVALLERAGLPLPWRAS; from the coding sequence ATGCACATGAACGCAGATCAAACGTTGCTCGTCCTGGCCTCGGCGTCGCCGCGACGCAGGGAACTTCTGGCACAGCTGGACATCCGTTTCACCGTTTCCGCGGCGGACATCGACGAAACGCCCCACGCCGGAGAGGCGGCGGAGGCCTATGTCGGTCGGCTCGCCCGGGAGAAGGCCCGCGTGGTGGCATCCCGCCACCCGGGCGCCTGGGTGCTGGCCGCCGACACCACCGTCGCCCTGGGCGCCGAGCTGCTGGGCAAGCCCCGGGACGCCGAGGAAGCCCAGGCCATGCTCACGCGCCTGTCCGGGCGGACGCATGACGTCTACACCGGCGTGGCCCTGGCCGGCCGGCATGAGGAGACGCTGGTGGTCCGCACCCGCGTCACCTTCCGGTCACTGAGCCCCGGGGAGATGTCCTGGTACGCGAACAGCGGCGAGCCCCTGGACAAGGCGGGGGCTTACGCCATCCAGGGCAAGGGCGGTTTCCTGGTGGCGGGCGTGGACGGCAGCACGTCCAACGTCGTGGGCCTGCCGCTGGGCGAGACAGTCGCCCTGCTGGAGCGGGCCGGCCTCCCCTTGCCCTGGAGGGCCTCATGA
- a CDS encoding YggS family pyridoxal phosphate-dependent enzyme yields the protein MSGSVAERLASVRERVAAACARAGRPVESVTLVAVSKLKPADLIREAYAAGQRDFGENYAQELRDKAAELEGLEGLRWHAIGALQTNKVKYVARAAGAFHALDRLEVARELSKRREGAPPLPVYVEVNVGGEATKSGLAPDALGVFLDEVRALPGLQAVGLMALPPPTEEEARARADFQALRELARVHGLPGLSMGTTHDFEWAIEEGATVVRVGTAIFGERALKSP from the coding sequence ATGAGCGGAAGCGTCGCGGAGCGGCTGGCGTCGGTGCGGGAGCGGGTGGCGGCGGCCTGTGCCCGGGCGGGGCGGCCGGTGGAGTCGGTAACGCTGGTGGCGGTGTCCAAGCTGAAGCCCGCGGACCTCATCCGCGAGGCCTATGCCGCCGGTCAGCGCGACTTCGGGGAGAACTACGCGCAGGAACTGCGGGACAAGGCCGCGGAGCTGGAGGGCCTGGAGGGCCTGCGCTGGCATGCCATTGGGGCGCTCCAGACGAACAAGGTGAAATACGTGGCGCGGGCGGCGGGGGCCTTCCACGCCCTGGACCGGCTGGAGGTCGCCCGCGAGCTGTCGAAGCGCCGCGAGGGCGCCCCACCCCTGCCCGTCTATGTCGAGGTCAACGTGGGCGGCGAGGCCACCAAGAGCGGCCTGGCGCCCGACGCGCTCGGCGTCTTCCTGGATGAGGTCCGCGCCCTGCCTGGCCTCCAGGCGGTGGGGCTGATGGCGCTGCCGCCCCCCACGGAGGAAGAGGCCCGGGCCCGCGCGGACTTCCAGGCCCTGCGCGAGCTGGCCCGTGTGCACGGGCTGCCGGGTCTGTCCATGGGCACCACCCATGACTTCGAGTGGGCCATTGAAGAAGGCGCCACCGTCGTCCGGGTGGGCACCGCCATCTTCGGTGAGCGCGCGCTCAAATCTCCTTGA